A portion of the Glycine max cultivar Williams 82 chromosome 10, Glycine_max_v4.0, whole genome shotgun sequence genome contains these proteins:
- the AMT1.4 gene encoding ammonium transporter 1 member 2 — translation MASLSCSANDLAPLFNDTAAANYLCAQFDSISRKLNVTTYAVDNTYLLFSAYLVFAMQLGFAMLCAGSVRAKNTMNIMLTNVLDAAAGGLSYYLFGFAFAFGGPSNGFIGRHFFGLRKFPKDSPPSGDYSFFLYHWAFAIAAAGITSGSIAERTQFVAYLIYSSFLTGFVYPIVSHWFWSSDGWASATRSHGNVLFGSGVIDFAGSGVVHMVGGIAGLWGALIEGPRIGRFDRSGRSVALRGHSASLVVLGTFLLWFGWYGFNPGSFLTIAKGYESGGYYGQWSAIGRTAVTTTLAGSTAALTTLFSKRLLAGHWNVIDVCNGLLGGFAAITSGCAVVEPWAAIVCGFVAAWVLIGLNKLAAKVEYDDPLEAAQLHGGCGAWGVFFTGLFAKKEYVEEIYGGGRPFGALMGGGGRLLAAQVIQILVVCGWVTATMAPLFYGLHKMKLLRISRDDETAGMDLTRHGGFAYAYHDDEDGSSRGVGFMLRRIEPAAITTPSPPAAPQV, via the coding sequence ATGGCTTCTCTCTCTTGCTCCGCCAACGACCTTGCCCCACTCTTCAACGACACCGCCGCCGCCAACTACCTCTGCGCCCAATTCGATTCCATTTCTAGAAAGCTCAACGTAACAACCTACGCCGTCGACAACACCTACCTTCTGTTTTCAGCGTATCTTGTCTTCGCCATGCAGCTCGGCTTCGCCATGCTCTGCGCCGGCTCCGTCAGAGCCAAAAACACCATGAACATCATGCTCACCAACGTCCTCGACGCCGCCGCCGGCGGTCTCTCCTACTACCTATTCGGCTTTGCATTCGCCTTCGGCGGCCCCTCCAACGGCTTCATCGGCCGCCACTTCTTCGGCCTACGAAAATTCCCGAAGGACTCCCCTCCCTCCGGCGACTACAGCTTCTTCCTCTACCACTGGGCCTTCGCCATCGCCGCCGCAGGAATCACCAGCGGCTCCATCGCCGAGAGAACACAGTTCGTGGCTTACCTTATCTACTCTTCTTTCTTAACCGGTTTCGTTTACCCCATCGTTTCGCATTGGTTCTGGTCCTCAGACGGTTGGGCCAGCGCGACTCGTAGCCACGGAAATGTTTTATTCGGGTCTGGAGTCATCGACTTCGCGGGCTCAGGCGTTGTTCACATGGTTGGCGGGATAGCGGGCCTGTGGGGGGCTTTAATTGAAGGCCCGAGAATCGGCCGGTTCGACCGTTCGGGCCGGTCGGTTGCTTTACGTGGCCACAGCGCGTCTTTAGTTGTGCTTGGTACGTTTTTGTTATGGTTCGGCTGGTACGGCTTCAACCCTGGTTCGTTTCTGACAATAGCCAAGGGGTATGAAAGTGGAGGGTATTATGGTCAATGGAGCGCTATAGGGAGGACAGCTGTCACGACGACATTGGCTGGGAGCACTGCGGCTCTGACGACGTTGTTCAGCAAGCGGTTATTGGCTGGCCACTGGAACGTGATTGACGTGTGTAACGGCCTGCTTGGCGGGTTCGCTGCCATTACATCGGGCTGTGCCGTTGTGGAACCGTGGGCCGCGATTGTGTGTGGGTTTGTGGCGGCGTGGGTTTTGATTGGGCTTAATAAGCTTGCCGCGAAGGTAGAGTACGATGATCCGTTGGAGGCGGCGCAGCTTCACGGCGGGTGCGGAGCGTGGGGGGTTTTCTTCACGGGATTGTTTGCGAAGAAAGAGTACGTGGAGGAGATTTACGGTGGTGGAAGGCCGTTCGGGGCTTTGATGGGTGGCGGAGGGAGGCTGCTGGCGGCGCAGGTGATTCAGATATTGGTGGTGTGCGGGTGGGTTACGGCGACCATGGCGCCGTTGTTCTATGGGCTTCATAAGATGAAACTGTTGAGAATTTCGAGGGATGATGAGACTGCGGGGATGGATTTGACGAGGCATGGTGGGTTTGCTTATGCATaccatgatgatgaagatggttCAAGCAGGGGAGTAGGGTTCATGCTGCGTAGAATTGAGCCTGCAGCTATTACCACTCCCTCTCCCCCCGCTGCACCACAAGTTTAA